AAGTCAAATTGAGAGAGGGTTATTATGTGATGGACCCTGCCAAGGCAGTGGAGATGGTTGATGAGAATACTATTTGTGTTGCTGCCATCTTGGGTTCAACTCTCactggagagtttgaagatgttaAGACTCTTAACGATCTTCTGACAGCCAAAAACAAAGAAGCTGGGTAAGTAAATTCAATTTCAAGAGTTGATATAGTGTCCCTGAGAAAACTCTCAAATGATATTTGTTGAGTACCAATTTATCCATCCTCAGGTGGGATGTACCGATACATGTCGATGCTGCTAGTGGTGGATTCATAGCGCCTTTCCTCTACCCTGAGTTGGAATGGGATTTCAGGCTACCTCTGGTTAAGAGCATAAATGTCAGCGGCCACAAATATGGTTTGGTTTATGCGGGAGTAGGATGGGTTGTGTGGAGGAACAAGGAGGATTTGCCTGAAGAGCTTATCTTCCATATCAATTATCTTGGAGCTGACCAACCTACTTTCACTCTCAACTTCTCTAAAGGTACAACATTATAATAGACAAAGTAAGATAGAGATGATGTGATCAAGACGACTTTGTCATCTTGTTCTTGCAGGATCCAGTCAAATAATTGCCCAATACTACCAGTTAATCCGTTTGGGCTTTGAGGTATCTAATATACTTGCATATTTACATCAATCATTGTTTAGGTACTCAACCCTCCTTTGGCAGGGTTACAGGAACATCATGGAAAACTGCACAGAGAATATGAAGGTACTGAAGGCCGGGATCGAGGCGACAGAAAGGTTTGTGATCGTCTCCAAGGATGTCGGCGTGCCCCTCGTTGCCTTCTCGCTCAAGGACTCAAGCAAGTTCACAGTTTTCGACGTCTCAGAGAGCTTGAGGAGGTTTGGGTGGATTGTTCCGGCCTACACCATGCCGGCTGATGCTGAGCATGTTGCGGTCCTTCGTGTTGTGATCAGGGAGGACTTCAGCCGGAGCCTTGCTGAGCGCCTGGTGATCGACATCCAGAAGGTCTTGTTGGACTTGGACCACCGGTGGACTCGAACGTCTACGGTGATCACCCACGTCCAGGTCGAGGAGAAACCTGAGCAACCGGAGGTCTTGAACAAGAGCATCAGAGAGATTACCAAGTATTGGAAGGCATTGGTGCAGCGTAACAAGAAAACCAGTGGAGTTTGTTAAGCGAGGCACGCAGTGGGATCTCCATTCCTGCTCCTGAAGTTGAATAATTGCCTCTCCTAGTAGGTTTTGTGGTTCGAGAGTTTGTTTAAGCAACATAACCACTGTCATTCTATGCACTCGTGGACGCACTTTCTCCCTGAAAGTCTCTCATCCCTCTAATCCCCTACcaaagaaaggaaaacaaaaactaTAATCTATTTTAATACATCTTAGGACTTTTaatataactttttaaaattataatctattttaacactcaattaagttttaattaaaagtttatccataaaaaagaaaaaaaaactctaagaaaaataatatattaattttagcATTAATCCTAAGTGGCTCTCTGCGGATGCGTCGATCCTTCGCGGCCGGGGGGACGGGGCGGGGGTTTTTGGCGAGCACGTCGGGGCCGACGTCGATCGGGATGGAAGCTGTCGCGacgatggaggatctcgaccGGATCCTTGCGACTTCGCAGGCGCTCTCTCAGATCGTCGTCATCGATTGGTTCGGTAGCTATCTCAATCTGAATAACCTAGTTCCTCTGTTCTTGatgcaaaataatttttttgtttttgtttttttgctACCAATTTTAATAATTCGCGTTTTTTCTCCTCTACGATCGATGTTCTGCATCAGGATGGCTGCTTGGTATCGCAAATGCATTTATCTGAAGCCAAAGCTTCCAATTTCTAGCTGCAGCACTGTGAT
This window of the Zingiber officinale cultivar Zhangliang chromosome 3B, Zo_v1.1, whole genome shotgun sequence genome carries:
- the LOC122056328 gene encoding glutamate decarboxylase 4-like isoform X1; amino-acid sequence: MNDLQKHDAGAETGESKMAVSTAKSDESLHSTFASRYVRASLPRFRMPPQSIPKEAAYQIINDELMLDGNPRLNLASFVTTWMEPECDKLIMDAVNKNYVDMDEYPVTTELQNRCVNMIAHLFNAPIGDDETAIGVGTVGSSEAIMLAGLAFKRKWQNRRKAEGKPTDKPNIVTGANVQVCWEKFARYFEVELKEVKLREGYYVMDPAKAVEMVDENTICVAAILGSTLTGEFEDVKTLNDLLTAKNKEAGWDVPIHVDAASGGFIAPFLYPELEWDFRLPLVKSINVSGHKYGLVYAGVGWVVWRNKEDLPEELIFHINYLGADQPTFTLNFSKGSSQIIAQYYQLIRLGFEGYRNIMENCTENMKVLKAGIEATERFVIVSKDVGVPLVAFSLKDSSKFTVFDVSESLRRFGWIVPAYTMPADAEHVAVLRVVIREDFSRSLAERLVIDIQKVLLDLDHRWTRTSTVITHVQVEEKPEQPEVLNKSIREITKYWKALVQRNKKTSGVC
- the LOC122056328 gene encoding glutamate decarboxylase-like isoform X2, with the translated sequence MAISEVEAVKLDELIQCTFASRYVRQGVHRFRMPPQSIPKEAAYQIINDELMLDGNPRLNLASFVTTWMEPECDKLIMDAVNKNYVDMDEYPVTTELQNRCVNMIAHLFNAPIGDDETAIGVGTVGSSEAIMLAGLAFKRKWQNRRKAEGKPTDKPNIVTGANVQVCWEKFARYFEVELKEVKLREGYYVMDPAKAVEMVDENTICVAAILGSTLTGEFEDVKTLNDLLTAKNKEAGWDVPIHVDAASGGFIAPFLYPELEWDFRLPLVKSINVSGHKYGLVYAGVGWVVWRNKEDLPEELIFHINYLGADQPTFTLNFSKGSSQIIAQYYQLIRLGFEGYRNIMENCTENMKVLKAGIEATERFVIVSKDVGVPLVAFSLKDSSKFTVFDVSESLRRFGWIVPAYTMPADAEHVAVLRVVIREDFSRSLAERLVIDIQKVLLDLDHRWTRTSTVITHVQVEEKPEQPEVLNKSIREITKYWKALVQRNKKTSGVC
- the LOC122056328 gene encoding glutamate decarboxylase-like isoform X3; the protein is MPPQSIPKEAAYQIINDELMLDGNPRLNLASFVTTWMEPECDKLIMDAVNKNYVDMDEYPVTTELQNRCVNMIAHLFNAPIGDDETAIGVGTVGSSEAIMLAGLAFKRKWQNRRKAEGKPTDKPNIVTGANVQVCWEKFARYFEVELKEVKLREGYYVMDPAKAVEMVDENTICVAAILGSTLTGEFEDVKTLNDLLTAKNKEAGWDVPIHVDAASGGFIAPFLYPELEWDFRLPLVKSINVSGHKYGLVYAGVGWVVWRNKEDLPEELIFHINYLGADQPTFTLNFSKGSSQIIAQYYQLIRLGFEGYRNIMENCTENMKVLKAGIEATERFVIVSKDVGVPLVAFSLKDSSKFTVFDVSESLRRFGWIVPAYTMPADAEHVAVLRVVIREDFSRSLAERLVIDIQKVLLDLDHRWTRTSTVITHVQVEEKPEQPEVLNKSIREITKYWKALVQRNKKTSGVC